The Aeoliella mucimassa genome includes the window CGGTGTCGCGCAAAAAGCAAACATTGCGGCCATTTATTGTTATTTGAGCGCTTTGGGCATTCCCTTACACGAGAAACGAAAAAACGAACTGAATTTCTGTTTTTTCGGCCATTCAAAGCACCAGCGGCCCCAGCCAGAAACACATCGAAAACGCCTTGAGCACCGGGATGCCGACGATAACCAGCGCCCCCCAAGCGCAGAAGTAATAAGTAAACCTCCGCGGATCGATCGGCCGCACGAGAAGTGGCTTTTCGGGATGGCGCAAGATTTGCCACCCCAGCGCGAGGGCGGAGATGGTGACCAAGAGCGCGGTCGAAAACTCGGAGAGCATAAGCATATCGCTATACATCTCCAGCACTTCGGCCAGGGAAGCGGGTTCGTACCGGAGTGCCACATCTACAAACGCCCGCAAGCTGGCAACTGCCACAAAGCCGGAGCCCAGCAGAAGCAGCAGACTTCTCGCGTCTTTAGGAACATCGAGTTGCTCGGGCGACGAGATTTGTGCGGCACTAGAAGTCGCCAGCCACCAAACCAAGCCGACCAGCATCAGGATGCCGGCGAGCGTATCCGAGGCCAATCGTGCCGTGCCGACCGACGCCATGTCGGGATTGATGCGAGGGAACTCGCAATAATGAAACCACAGATCGAAGCCAGCCAGTGCCAAGAGTCCAGCGACAAACAGCCACCGCGCTGTCGATTGCTTCGATGGATCGATCCGGCGACTCTCTCGCACCAGGATCAAAGCAGTCGCAACGACCACCATTGCTGCGATGGTGGCGGCCCAGAACGAAAAATAGCCTTCGAGTTGGTGATGAGGGAAGGCCCCTTCGCGTTGCAACCACAGGGGTTCGTAGCTCTCGATATGGTTGATCGCCACATGGACCAGCATGGTGAGATTCGAACGATTCACCAGCACAAAGCCACCAAAGATAAGGCCGGTGCCAATGGTTAAGAGATTGATGGTCCTACTGAGTCGTCCCGCGCGACGGTCGCGATTCGGAGGACAAAGGAATAGCCGAACCGAAGCGAGCGAGCAGAAGATCCACAAGGTATCCGGCCAAAGAGGAGTCCAAACCATAAGGGACTCTTCGCCTCTTGGTTTTTCCAAAATTGCTCGCTCAAACAGGATGCTAAGAATTAGCAGAATACAGATGCCGAACGTCATGCATAAACAAGCAACGAATCGATTCCAACGAGCAAAGTTAAGCGGGCGCGAAGTGGGTTGCTCTATTCGCACGAGCGAGCGCAGGTGCCCCACCATCGCAAAGACCATCAACAAGGCTCCCGTTGCCTCGCAAGCAGGAAACCAGCGGAGCGATACTTCGTCACTCGCATTGAGCGGGCGACCAACCGCGAGCCCAGCGGCCACGGCCACGGTGATCCAAAGCAATTGGCCGAGCGAGAATTTTGGTAGTCGGAATATCCACCAACTGGGCATCGATCAACCGTTCAGGGGGCCTTGCTCGGCGATCTGTTGCAAGATTGCGCCGGCTTCTTGTACTTGTTCCATCGATACGTCGCGATGCACCACGGCGCGGACGCGATGGGGATCGAGGTCGAACATCGCGACGCCTTGCTCTCGGGCGCGGGCGACGAACTCGGCTGCGGTGCCCCAACTTGGTTTCACTTGGAAGAACAGCAGGTTGGTTAGCTGCGGGCCGGGGCGTTCGATTTCCAGGTGCGGGGCGGTGTCGATCGCGGTGCGTAGCACGTCGGCTTTATCGTGGTCCTCAGCCAGACGAGGAAGGTGGTGTTCGAGGGCGTGCATCGCTGCGGCGGCCAGGATGCCGCATTGTCGCATGCCGCCGCCGAGGGCTTTGCGAGTGCGACGGGCTTCGGCAATGAGTTCGGTGGGGCCCACCAGCGCCGAGCCGACCGGGGCGCCGAGTCCCTTCGAGAAGCAGACGCTCACGGTATCGAAGTGCCGCGCCCACTCGGCCGCCGACCGCCCGGAAGCGACCACCGCGTTCCAGAGCCGGGCTCCGTCGAGGTGTCGAGCGAGTCCCGCCTCGGCCGCCCACTGGCAAACTTCGGCAACTCCCTGATAGTCGAGCACCACCCCACCATGACGATTATGCGTATTCTCCAGGCAGAGCAACTTGGTTCGCGGATGGTGCAGGTCGCTACCTCGCACGCGCGGTGCCAGCTGCTCGATGGTAGGGAGTCCGCTCGGGGTCACCACCGGTTGAGTGGCGACGCCAAACAATTGGGCGTAGGCTCCTTGTTCGTAGTGATAGATATGACATTGAGCTTCGCAGAGGAATTCGTCCCCCGGCCGGCAGTGCACCCGCACTCCCAACTGGTTGCCCATGGTGCCGGAGGGGACGAACAGCGCGGCCGGTTTGCCGAGCAACTCGGCGACTTGCTGCTCGAGGGCGTTGACCGTGGGGTCTTCCACCATCACGTCGTCGCCCACCTCGGCCTGAGCCATGGCTTCGCGCATGGCGGGAGTCGGTTTCGTTACAGTATCGCTGCGAAGATCAATCATCGACGGTCGTCCGGCTCGAAAGTGGGGGGCTGGGGGCTCAGGGAGGCAAACGTGTATTATGGTGTTTGCTCCAATCATTGTCATTTGCCATGGGCCTGCGAGGCAAGGCGGCACCCAAACCGGTGCCACTGCCGCCGCATCGGCCCCCAGCCCTGAACCTTTCGCTATGTTACGCATCGACACTACCAAGCCCGAAGCCGCTGGGCAAATTGAATCGCTACGACAGAAGCTGGCCCCCGCCAGTGGCGACGTGGTTAGCGAGGCGGGCCGCCGAAAAACGATGGAGGTCTTTGGCGAGCCGCTGACGCCGGTTGAGGTGGTGAAGCGAATTTGCCAGGACGTCCGCGAGCGGGGACTCGACGCGGTATTGGAATACACAGCCAAGCTCGACGGTGCGGAACTCACCGCCGAGACGATTCGGGTACCGCAGGAAGACTTGGCCGCCGCACACCAGGCAGCCGACAGCGAGTTCCTGGCGACCATCCGACGGATTCGCGAGAACGTGCTGCGGTTCCAGTCGGCCATCCTGCATAGCGACACCACGGTACCGCTCGACGCCGGCGGTTGGCTGCGGCAACGCTACTTGCCGATCGAGCGGGCGGGGCTGTGCGTGCCGGGCGGGGCAGCAGCCTATCCCTCTACGGTGTTGATGACTGCGGTGCCAGCGCAAGCGGCCGGCGTAAAAGAGCTGGTGGTGGTCGCCCCCCCGACACCATTCGGAAGTTACAACAACGACCTGCTCGCAACCTGTCACGAGCTTGGCATCCGCGAAGTCTATCGACTCGGTGGAGCCCAAGCCGTAGCGGCCATGGCTTACGGGCTAGGTTCCGACGCGAACGCCGAGCTGATGCGTCCAGTCGACAAGATCGTTGGGCCTGGCAACTTGTTTGTCGCGCTGGCGAAGAAGTACGTGTTCGGCGACGTCGATATCGATTCGATCGCTGGCCCGAGCGAAGTGATCGTGATCGCCGACGAGACGACCAACGCCGAATACACCGCGGCCGACCTGCTCGCCCAGGCCGAGCACTCGCCGGGCAGCAGTGTGCTGATTACCTGGCACGCTCCGCTGATCGACCAGGTGGAAGCACAACTCGAGCAACAACTGGCCGAGCTGAGCCGCAGCGATCTCACGCGCCAGGCGCTCGAGGAGTTCGGCGCGTTGATCCTGGTGAGCGATCGCGAAGAAGCGGCCGCGCTGGCCGATCAACTAGCGACCGAGCATTTGCACATCACGTGTCAGCAGCCCGAGCAGTTGCTCGATCAGATTCGAGCCGCCGGAGCGGTGTTCCTAGGACCTTACTCGCCCGTGGCGGTCGGCGACTACGCGGCCGGCCCGTCGCATGTGTTGCCCACCGGAGCAACCGCCCGGTTCGCCAGCGGACTGTCGAGCAACGACTTTCTGCGGACAAACAGCGTGATCTCGTTTACCGCGGAGAATCTGAACCAAGTTTCGTCCGACGTGTTACTGATGGCCGAGAAAGAAGGCCTAACCGCCCACGCAGCTAGCGTTTCACGACGCGTGAAGTAGCTCTATCTGCTGCATCGAGCTGATCACAGGAGATTCGATATTACCCGGATTGTGGATATCCGCTAGCATGCCGTCCTCGTAATACGGTTCACGACTCGAGGGCGGAGTATCGCATGTTCCATCGGTTTACAAAGTTCCTCCGCCAGCATGTTCGCCTCCCTGCCAGCGTGGTCGTGTTGCTGGTGGTGTTAGTCCTGCTGTACGGCGTTCGCGGGGCCTGCACCGTGGTTTGGGGCATGCTGGTCGCGATGGCCGCGGCCCTACTCGGCGGTGGCGATGAGCAGGTGGTGGCCGGAGTCGTATGGCGCACGTTGCCGCTCGCCTTGGCATCGGCCGGCGTGGTATTCGCCGTGCGGAGTCGCTGGCTAACGCTGGACGGCATTCAGTCGTACCTGGCTGTGGCCGCCATCGTGCTTGGAGCCGCAGCGGTGGGGAATGCTTGCCATGAACAGTCCAGCCGCAGCGTCGCGGTACTCGCTGTGAAGACGGATGAGGATTCAAGCTCCCGGCAACAGTCGCCAGCAAAGCCGGTTGGTTTGCCATCGTTGAATCAAGGGCAGGGGATGGCATTCGACCTGGCCGGCGACGCAGCTCTGCAGGCCGACGTGCAGCCATCGTCATGGCAGCAGATGGGAGCGATTCGCTGGTTCGCCAAGCCCGACCTCGCCCGCCAGCCGCAACCGATTCCGCCCGTTCGCCTGTTTGGGGAGGGTCCCGGGGTGCTCGGCTGGATCGGCAGTGCGGTGAATCAGCTACTGGGATATTTGATTACCTACGAGCCTCGGTTGTTCTTAGCCTCGCTCGTCGCTGGCGGCTTTGTCGGCTGGCAGCTACATGGTCGCGTGTCGAAGGCCAACGCGGTAATCGCCGATCTAGTCAGTGGCAACTCGGACGAAAACGTGACGCGGAAAGCCGCTTGAATCGCGGCAAACTGCAGCCGAACGGGCGACAGTCTTTCACCGTGCAGCCGGTATTACCGCTACGTTCCTTGCATTTGCAAGTGAATTAAAGGGTTCTTGTCTAGCCGTTTTTCGCGACTCGGCTGCCCGTGATTTGTGAACTATCTTTGTGAAAGTCGGGGTTCATGTAGTCCTCGATCCACTGTATCTGCTGTTGGTTCGTGAGGACTCTCATGCAAGCCGAATGGATAAACCCGTTTGTGGTTGCCACCGTTTCGACGTTTGAAACAATGCTGCAGTGCGGCATTACCCGTGGTACGCCGTTTTTGAAAAAAGATCGTCAGCCAGGTTACGAAGTAAGTGGTTTGATGTCCATGGAAGGGAATGCCCGAGGACTCGTCGTAGCAAGTCTTGATCGCGAAGTCGCGATAAAGGCTACCGAGCACTTCATGGGCAGCGCGACCGGCGCCATCGATGCCGACGTGATCGACGTAGTCTGCGAAATAACCAATATGATCGCAGGTGGTGCGAACAATCGATTGGAAAGCTTGGAAATGCGTATTGGCTTGCCGTCGGTCGTGACCGGCAAGAACCATGTGATTAGCTACCCAACGGGAGTAGCCACTATTTCTATCCCGTTCCAAACCGATTGGGGTCCACTGTGTGTGGATGCCAGTATCAAGGGTTCATCTGAGATTGAGTCTTCCTCTAAGGATAAAGTATCCAAAGAGGGCAGTTTATCCACCGTGGGAGCGTGAGTATGAGAGCACTAATTGCCGACGATGCTAAAATGATGCGGACGGTGATTCGCCGGACGCTAGAGGGTATGGGAGTCGATGGTATCGTGGAAGCGGAAGACGGCACCCAAGCCATTGATGCATTCCGTAGCGATGTCTTCGATATCGTACTTACCGACTGGAACATGCCCTTCAAGAACGGTCTGGAAGTACTAAAGGCGATCCGCGAGTCGGATTCCAAGGTGCCGGTGATCGTGATCACTACCGAAGGCCAGCAGAAGTACGTGCTCGAAGCCGTGAAAGCTGGTGTATCGGATTATATTCTGAAACCGTTCGAGGCGGCTACGCTCAAAGAGAAGGTTGAGAAGCTGCTTCCCAGCCTGGTTTAAGTTGCAATCGCAAATGGGTCGCGCGAAGGATCGCGAAGACCCATTCGCACAATCTAGATGCCCGTGTCGAAGCGAATGGGTTCTCGACACTTTCTTTCGCATCATGGTAGAGCCCCAGTTTCGGTGGGCTTCTCGTCTGTCTTTGATAGATGAGTGCTATCTCTCTGCATTTCTCCGCGGTGTGTTTTTCACTGTCAGCTAATCAGTTCTCGAAGGCCATTGCAGGACTGTCCTGGCGCGCAGGGTGATCATAACAGCCTGTTTTTAAAAGCTGCATGTGTGTTAATCGCCTTGCGAAAAGACATGTCTCTCGTGTGGATTCGGTATTGCAGATCCCATAGCTGCGCTTTTGCGCGTGTCTACCGCAATTAGGTGAAATAAATGAGACAGGTGCAGAAAACTGTTGCCTGTGACCTAGTGTCTAGTAACGAAGATCTGGCAGATAAGTGTTGGCGTTCCTCCAGATCTAGGCTGAAGGTCCAGGTTGACCTGCAGTCAATCGAAAGCGTCTTGTGCCAAAGTTTGGCGTAGCTGTTTTACCTGTAGGTTGCGAAAGATCATGTCTGCATCATTCACCATTCGGCGAAATCGAAAGCGACCCAGTCGTGTTTTGTTGAAGGGCGACGTCTGCGTGCCCGTGGTTGAAGATTTGCAAGAAGCACTTCAAACACTCGCCAATGAAGAGGTGAAGCTGAGCATTGATTGCCAGCATGCGACGCACCTCGACGGAGCTGTGTGCCAACTGTTGCTGGTAGCAAATCAGTCGTGGCCTGGTGGGTCGGACTGTTTTGACTTGATCAATGTGTCTCCAGAGTTGCAAGAGCATCTTGAGCGTTCAGGCGTGTGTGATGCAACAGGTGCCCTCACGTCGTAAATCAGCATTCCATTTTTATTCCATAGACTGAACCTGCGAAGAAGCTATGAGTAAGACCGCCCTAGTTGTCGACGACTCTCGATCGCTGCGGACCATGGTCAGCGATACCCTTGAGGAAGCTGGCTACAACGTACTGCAGTGTGCCAATGGCCAAGAGGCGCTGGACACTGTTGCTGAGAAGAGCGTGGATTTCGTGATCACCGACGTCAACATGCCTTTGATGGATGGTTTGACGTTGGTCAAGCGATTACGCAGCCTTCCCGGAATGCAGTACATCCCGATTTTGATTCTCACCACGGAATCGACAAGCAATATGAAAAATCGG containing:
- a CDS encoding threonine aldolase family protein — translated: MIDLRSDTVTKPTPAMREAMAQAEVGDDVMVEDPTVNALEQQVAELLGKPAALFVPSGTMGNQLGVRVHCRPGDEFLCEAQCHIYHYEQGAYAQLFGVATQPVVTPSGLPTIEQLAPRVRGSDLHHPRTKLLCLENTHNRHGGVVLDYQGVAEVCQWAAEAGLARHLDGARLWNAVVASGRSAAEWARHFDTVSVCFSKGLGAPVGSALVGPTELIAEARRTRKALGGGMRQCGILAAAAMHALEHHLPRLAEDHDKADVLRTAIDTAPHLEIERPGPQLTNLLFFQVKPSWGTAAEFVARAREQGVAMFDLDPHRVRAVVHRDVSMEQVQEAGAILQQIAEQGPLNG
- the hisD gene encoding histidinol dehydrogenase → MLRIDTTKPEAAGQIESLRQKLAPASGDVVSEAGRRKTMEVFGEPLTPVEVVKRICQDVRERGLDAVLEYTAKLDGAELTAETIRVPQEDLAAAHQAADSEFLATIRRIRENVLRFQSAILHSDTTVPLDAGGWLRQRYLPIERAGLCVPGGAAAYPSTVLMTAVPAQAAGVKELVVVAPPTPFGSYNNDLLATCHELGIREVYRLGGAQAVAAMAYGLGSDANAELMRPVDKIVGPGNLFVALAKKYVFGDVDIDSIAGPSEVIVIADETTNAEYTAADLLAQAEHSPGSSVLITWHAPLIDQVEAQLEQQLAELSRSDLTRQALEEFGALILVSDREEAAALADQLATEHLHITCQQPEQLLDQIRAAGAVFLGPYSPVAVGDYAAGPSHVLPTGATARFASGLSSNDFLRTNSVISFTAENLNQVSSDVLLMAEKEGLTAHAASVSRRVK
- a CDS encoding chemotaxis protein CheX, with amino-acid sequence MQAEWINPFVVATVSTFETMLQCGITRGTPFLKKDRQPGYEVSGLMSMEGNARGLVVASLDREVAIKATEHFMGSATGAIDADVIDVVCEITNMIAGGANNRLESLEMRIGLPSVVTGKNHVISYPTGVATISIPFQTDWGPLCVDASIKGSSEIESSSKDKVSKEGSLSTVGA
- a CDS encoding response regulator, which gives rise to MRALIADDAKMMRTVIRRTLEGMGVDGIVEAEDGTQAIDAFRSDVFDIVLTDWNMPFKNGLEVLKAIRESDSKVPVIVITTEGQQKYVLEAVKAGVSDYILKPFEAATLKEKVEKLLPSLV
- a CDS encoding response regulator; the protein is MSKTALVVDDSRSLRTMVSDTLEEAGYNVLQCANGQEALDTVAEKSVDFVITDVNMPLMDGLTLVKRLRSLPGMQYIPILILTTESTSNMKNRGRLAGATGWMVKPFNPAQLINVVTRIVA